A stretch of the Pan paniscus chromosome 2, NHGRI_mPanPan1-v2.0_pri, whole genome shotgun sequence genome encodes the following:
- the HTR1F gene encoding 5-hydroxytryptamine receptor 1F translates to MDFLNSSDQNLTSEELLNRMPSKILVSLTLSGLALMTTTINSLVIAAIIVTRKLHHPANYLICSLAVTDFLVAVLVMPFSIVYIVRESWIMGQVVCDIWLSVDITCCTCSILHLSAIALDRYRAITDAVEYARKRTPKHAGIMITIVWIISVFISMPPLFWRHQGTSRDDECIIKHDHIVSTIYSTFGAFYIPLALILILYYKIYRAAKTLYHKRQASRIAKEEVNGQVLLESGEKSTKSVSTSYVLEKSLSDPSTDFDKIHSTVRSLRSEFKHEKSWRRQKISGTRERKAATTLGLILGAFVICWLPFFVKELVVNVCDKCKISEEMSNFLAWLGYLNSLINPLIYTIFNEDFKKAFQKLVRCRC, encoded by the coding sequence atggatTTCTTAAATTCATCTGATCAAAACTTGACCTCAGAGGAACTGTTAAACAGAATGCCATCCAAAATTCTGGTGTCCCTCACTCTGTCTGGGCTGGCACTGATGACAACAACTATCAACTCCCTTGTGATCGCTGCAATTATTGTGACCCGGAAGCTGCACCATCCAGCCAATTATTTAATTTGTTCCCTTGCAGTCACAGATTTTCTTGTGGCTGTCCTGGTGATGCCCTTCAGCATTGTGTATATTGTGAGAGAGAGCTGGATTATGGGGCAAGTGGTCTGTGACATTTGGCTGAGTGTTGACATTACCTGCTGCACGTGCTCCATCTTGCATCTCTCAGCTATAGCTTTGGATCGGTATCGAGCAATCACAGATGCTGTTGAGTATGCCAGGAAAAGGACTCCAAAGCATGCTGGCATTATGATTACAATAGTTTGGATTATATCTGTTTTTATCTCTATGCCTCCTCTATTCTGGAGGCACCAAGGAACTAGCAGAGATGATGAATGCATCATCAAGCACGACCACATTGTTTCCACCATTTACTCAACATTTGGAGCTTTCTACATCCCACTGGCATTGATTTTGATCCTTTACTACAAAATATATAGAGCAGCAAAGACATTATACCACAAGAGACAAGCAAGTAGGATTGCAAAGGAGGAGGTGAATGGCCAAGTCCTTTTGGAGAGTGGTGAGAAAAGCACTAAATCGGTTTCCACATCCTATGTACTAGAAAAGTCTTTATCTGACCCATCAACAGACTTTGATAAAATTCATAGCACAGTGAGAAGTCTCAGGTCTGAATTCAAGCATGAGAAATCTTGGAGAAGGCAAAAGATCTCAGGTACAAGAGAACGGAAAGCAGCCACTACCCTGGGATTAATCTTGGGTGCATTTGTAATATGTTGGCTTCCTTTTTTTGTAAAAGAATTAGTTGTTAATGTCTGTGACAAATGTAAAATTTCTGAAGAAATGTCCAATTTTTTGGCATGGCTTGGGTATCTCAATTCCCTTATAAATCCACTGATTTACACAATCTTTAATGAAGACTTCAAGAAAGCATTCCAAAAACTTGTGCGATGTCGatgttag